One stretch of Anguilla anguilla isolate fAngAng1 chromosome 5, fAngAng1.pri, whole genome shotgun sequence DNA includes these proteins:
- the tmem9b gene encoding transmembrane protein 9B encodes MSRIVLCLQVFSSVCFLLLLSSRTTNAKNSEDIRCKCICPPYKDVLGQIYNQNVSLKDCNCLHVVEPMPVEGKDVEAYCLRCECKYEERSSSTIKVTIIIYLSILGLLLLYMVYLTLLEPVLKRRLFGHSQLIQSDDDVGDQQPFANAHDVLSRSRSRSNMLNKVEHAQQRWKRQVQEQRKSVFDRHVVLS; translated from the exons ATGTCCCGGATCGTACTCTGTCTCCAGGTTTTTTCTTCAGtctgttttctgcttttattgtCATCACGAACAACAAACGCCAAG AATTCTGAAGATATCAGGTGTAAATGCATTTGCCCACCTTACAAAGATGTGTTGGGACAGATCTACAATCAAAACGTGTCACTGAAGGACTG TAACTGCCTGCACGTGGTGGAGCCCATGCCAGTGGAAGGCAAGGATGTGGAGGCTTACTGTCTGCGGTGCGAGTGCAAATACGAGGAGAGAAGCTCCAGCACAATTAAA GTGACCATCATCATCTACCTGTCCATCCTGGGCCTGCTCCTCCTCTACATGGTGTACCTGACCCTGCTGGAGCCCGTGCTCAAGAGGCGGCTGTTCGGACACTCGCAGCTCATCCAGAGCGATGACGACGTAGGG GACCAGCAGCCCTTCGCCAATGCACATGACGTGCTTTCACGGTCGCGGTCACGGTCCAACATGCTGAACAAAGTGGAGCATGCGCAGCAGCGCTGGAAACGGCAGGTGCAGGAGCAGCGCAAGTCCGTGTTCGACCGGCACGTGGTGCTCAgctaa